A genomic window from Arthrobacter globiformis includes:
- the treS gene encoding maltose alpha-D-glucosyltransferase: MSFSPQSPFQHFTPKSTFELNAPGLQHDPLWYRKAVFYEVLVRGFADANGDGSGDFHGLIEKLDYLQWLGVDCLWLPPFFQSPLRDGGYDISDYNSVLDEFGTISDFKRLVAEAHARGVRVIIDLPLNHTSDQHPWFQESRKDPDGPFGDFYVWSDTDEKYQDARIIFVDTEESNWSFDPIRRQFFWHRFFSHQPDLNFENPKVIDAVFDVVRFWLDQGIDGFRADAIPYLYEEEGTNCENLPATHVFLRKLRKMVDESYPGRVIIAEANQPPNEVVEYFGTEEEPECHMAFHFPIMPRLYYALRDQKAAPIIETMHDTPDIPEGAQWGTFLRNHDELTLEMVTADERAAMLGWYAPDPRMRANIGIRRRLAPLLDNSRAEIELINALLLSLPGSPFLYYGDEIGMGDNIWLEDRDAVRTPMQWNPDRNAGFSNADPGKLYLPVIQSLVYNYAMANVEAEAAHSGSLLRWTRQILSVRKNHPAFGLGTFRHVEADHEVVLAYLRELPEGNAAGEPAESILCVFNLSQHPVSSTLRLPDFSGRGLRDVFGGQPFPGISDDGQLTLTLGSHDFFWLRMRSTASNPASPFTQAMPILSIEG, encoded by the coding sequence GTGAGTTTCAGTCCGCAGAGTCCCTTCCAGCACTTCACCCCCAAGAGCACGTTCGAGCTCAATGCTCCGGGTTTGCAGCATGATCCGCTGTGGTACCGGAAAGCGGTGTTCTATGAAGTGCTGGTCAGGGGCTTTGCGGACGCCAACGGCGACGGCTCGGGCGACTTCCACGGGCTGATCGAGAAGCTGGACTACCTGCAATGGCTGGGCGTGGACTGTCTATGGCTGCCGCCGTTCTTCCAGTCACCCCTCCGCGACGGCGGGTATGACATCTCGGACTACAACTCCGTCCTGGACGAGTTCGGCACCATCAGCGACTTCAAGCGGCTGGTGGCCGAGGCCCACGCCCGCGGCGTCCGGGTCATCATCGACCTCCCGCTGAACCACACGTCAGACCAGCACCCCTGGTTCCAGGAGTCCAGGAAGGACCCCGACGGCCCCTTCGGCGACTTCTACGTGTGGAGTGACACGGACGAGAAATACCAGGACGCGCGCATCATCTTCGTGGACACGGAGGAATCCAACTGGAGCTTCGACCCCATCCGGCGGCAGTTCTTCTGGCACCGGTTCTTCAGCCACCAGCCTGACCTGAACTTCGAGAACCCGAAGGTCATCGACGCCGTATTCGACGTCGTGCGGTTCTGGCTGGACCAGGGGATCGACGGGTTCCGGGCCGACGCCATCCCGTACCTGTACGAGGAGGAGGGGACCAACTGCGAAAACCTCCCGGCAACGCACGTGTTCCTGCGCAAGCTGCGGAAGATGGTGGACGAGAGCTATCCCGGCCGGGTCATCATCGCCGAGGCCAACCAGCCTCCCAACGAGGTGGTGGAGTACTTCGGCACAGAGGAGGAACCGGAGTGCCACATGGCCTTCCACTTCCCGATCATGCCGCGGCTCTACTACGCGCTGCGTGACCAGAAGGCCGCACCCATCATCGAGACCATGCACGACACCCCGGACATCCCGGAAGGTGCGCAGTGGGGAACCTTCCTGCGCAACCACGACGAGCTGACGCTGGAAATGGTCACCGCCGATGAGCGGGCCGCCATGCTCGGCTGGTACGCGCCGGACCCGCGCATGCGGGCCAACATCGGGATCAGGCGCCGGCTGGCGCCATTGCTGGACAACTCCAGGGCGGAAATCGAGCTCATCAACGCCCTGCTGCTGTCCCTGCCGGGCAGTCCGTTCCTGTACTACGGGGACGAGATCGGAATGGGCGACAACATCTGGCTCGAGGACCGAGACGCCGTCCGCACCCCCATGCAGTGGAACCCCGACCGCAACGCCGGATTCTCCAACGCCGATCCCGGCAAGCTGTACCTCCCGGTGATCCAGTCGCTGGTCTACAACTACGCCATGGCGAACGTGGAGGCTGAGGCCGCACATTCCGGATCGCTGCTGCGTTGGACCCGGCAGATTCTCAGCGTGCGCAAGAACCACCCGGCGTTCGGGCTTGGGACGTTCAGGCATGTGGAGGCCGACCACGAGGTGGTGCTGGCCTACCTCCGCGAACTGCCGGAGGGCAACGCAGCGGGCGAACCGGCCGAATCCATCCTGTGCGTCTTCAACCTTTCCCAGCATCCGGTGTCCTCCACCCTGAGGCTTCCGGACTTTTCCGGCCGGGGCCTG
- a CDS encoding alpha-1,4-glucan--maltose-1-phosphate maltosyltransferase: protein MTTNTRTSAPAKQKPKVSITEGLRFGRFPITDVQPVVEGGKFPAKALPGEGIVVSARSFREGHDQLGVSAVLLDPKGNERQRARLQPPSGDRGKGTDLWEGLLTPDSTGNWSFVIEAWHDRYGTWHHNAEVKVDAGIDVELMLAEGAALLSQAAEEPARNDADRHTLRSAATILADTSLSPEDRLAAGFSRDVAGVVEREPIRELVTVSESFPLLVERDRAGRGSWYEFFPRSEGAVRDPGTGTWTSGNFRTAAKRLDAVAGMGFDVIYMPPIHPIGIQHRKGPNNTLIAGPNDPGSPWAIGAKEGGHDAIHPDLGTFEDFDAFVARANELNLEVALDLALQAAPDHPWVTEHPEWFTTRVDGSIAYAENPPKKYQDIYPLNFDNDPEGLSKEILRIVQLWVSHGVKIFRVDNPHTKPVWFWEWLIAKVNKKDPDVVFLAEAFTRPAMMHALGRAGFQQSYTYFTWRNTKKELEEYFHHVSHESAAFFRPNFFVNTPDILTEYLQYGGPAAFKIRAALAATASPLWGVYAGYELYEHVARPGAEEYIDNEKFEYKARDWDAAAASGRTLAPYLTRLNEIRRAHPALGDLQNLTLHQSTDDATVVYSKHKTLPDGTRDTIIVVVNVDPHSAREGMVSLDLSALGLDPADLTPNGGFWVDDLISGESWEWGEYNYVRLDAHVEPAHILSIRR from the coding sequence TTCCGGGAGGGCCACGACCAGTTGGGCGTCAGTGCTGTCCTCCTGGACCCGAAGGGCAACGAGCGCCAGCGGGCCCGGCTCCAGCCGCCGTCCGGCGACCGCGGCAAGGGAACCGACCTCTGGGAAGGCCTGCTCACCCCTGATTCCACCGGAAACTGGTCCTTCGTCATCGAGGCCTGGCACGACCGCTACGGCACTTGGCACCACAACGCCGAAGTCAAGGTGGACGCGGGCATCGACGTCGAACTGATGCTTGCGGAGGGGGCTGCGCTGCTGTCCCAGGCAGCTGAGGAACCCGCCCGGAACGATGCGGACCGCCATACGCTGCGCTCCGCAGCCACCATCCTCGCGGACACCTCCCTGTCGCCCGAGGACCGCCTGGCTGCCGGCTTCAGCCGGGACGTCGCCGGCGTGGTTGAGCGCGAGCCCATCCGTGAGCTCGTCACCGTCTCCGAATCGTTTCCCCTGCTCGTCGAGCGTGACCGCGCGGGCCGCGGCTCCTGGTACGAGTTCTTCCCGCGCTCCGAGGGCGCGGTGCGCGACCCCGGCACGGGCACCTGGACATCCGGCAACTTCCGGACCGCCGCGAAACGGCTGGACGCCGTGGCCGGCATGGGCTTCGACGTCATCTACATGCCGCCGATCCACCCGATTGGCATCCAGCACCGCAAGGGCCCCAACAACACCCTGATCGCCGGCCCGAACGATCCCGGTTCGCCGTGGGCCATCGGCGCGAAGGAAGGCGGGCACGACGCCATCCACCCCGATCTCGGAACTTTCGAGGACTTCGACGCTTTTGTAGCGCGGGCGAATGAACTCAACCTCGAAGTGGCCCTCGACCTGGCACTCCAGGCCGCTCCGGACCACCCCTGGGTCACCGAGCACCCGGAATGGTTCACCACCCGCGTGGACGGCAGCATCGCGTACGCCGAGAACCCGCCGAAGAAGTACCAGGACATCTACCCGCTCAACTTCGACAATGACCCCGAGGGCCTGTCCAAAGAAATCCTGCGGATCGTCCAGCTGTGGGTCAGCCATGGCGTGAAGATCTTCCGGGTGGACAACCCGCACACCAAGCCGGTGTGGTTCTGGGAGTGGCTCATCGCCAAGGTGAACAAGAAGGACCCCGACGTCGTCTTCCTGGCCGAGGCCTTCACCCGCCCCGCCATGATGCACGCGCTGGGCAGGGCCGGCTTCCAGCAGTCCTACACCTACTTCACATGGCGCAACACCAAGAAGGAGCTGGAGGAGTACTTCCACCACGTCAGCCACGAGTCGGCTGCCTTCTTCCGGCCCAACTTCTTCGTCAACACGCCGGACATCCTCACCGAGTACCTGCAGTACGGCGGCCCGGCGGCCTTCAAGATCCGTGCAGCCCTGGCGGCAACCGCGAGCCCGTTGTGGGGCGTATACGCCGGCTACGAACTGTACGAGCACGTCGCCCGGCCCGGTGCCGAGGAGTACATCGACAACGAGAAGTTTGAGTACAAGGCCCGGGACTGGGACGCTGCCGCCGCCTCCGGCCGGACCCTCGCGCCGTACCTGACCCGGCTCAATGAAATCCGCAGGGCCCACCCGGCGCTGGGGGACCTGCAGAACCTCACCCTGCACCAGTCCACGGACGACGCCACAGTGGTCTACTCGAAGCACAAGACGCTCCCGGACGGCACGAGGGACACCATCATCGTGGTGGTCAACGTGGACCCGCACAGTGCAAGGGAAGGCATGGTGTCGCTGGACCTGTCCGCGCTGGGGCTGGACCCGGCCGATCTCACTCCGAATGGCGGGTTCTGGGTGGATGACCTGATCTCCGGCGAGTCGTGGGAATGGGGGGAGTACAACTACGTGAGGCTGGATGCACATGTTGAACCTGCACATATCCTGAGCATCCGGAGGTAG